In one Nicotiana tomentosiformis chromosome 6, ASM39032v3, whole genome shotgun sequence genomic region, the following are encoded:
- the LOC108943852 gene encoding uncharacterized protein: MRKLWNNWRGPMHKNIKSKPFRYALKDVPKTVDKSDWEWLVKEHFFTEKFKAKITELVQYESSLTIIEVVERCFGPQRKSHVVGFSGGITAKELKGGNSSKAALLEKLNATEKENKLLKGRLEGLESKYDELGSKYAQLAKIVFHQPSSPSSSDQ, translated from the exons ATGAGAAAGTTATGGAATAATTGGAGAGGACCGATGCACAAGAATATTAAGTCTAAGCCATTCCGTTATGCTCTAAAAGATGTGCCAAAGACGGTAGACAAAAGTGATTGGGAATGGCTGGTCAAGGAGCATTTTTTTACTGAAAAATTTAAG gCTAAAATCACAGAATTGGTGCAATATGAATCGTCTCTTACAATCATTGAGGTTGTAGAAAGGTGCTTCGGACCTCAACGAAAGAGTCATGTAGTTGGATTTAGTGGTGGGATAACCGCTAAGGAGTTGAAAGGTGGTAACTCCTCTAAAGCTGCATTGTTGGAAAAACTGAATGCtacagaaaaagaaaataaattactaAAAGGACGCCTAGAAGGTCTAGAGAGTAAATATGATGAGCTAGGGAGTAAATATGCACAGCTTGCAAAGATAGTGTTTCATCAGCCTTCATCACCATCTTCAAGTGATCAATAG